One stretch of Cedecea neteri DNA includes these proteins:
- a CDS encoding autotransporter outer membrane beta-barrel domain-containing protein, whose product MPHLLQTPGKRHLIATAIGAALLSTAPQYVLAADGQTGAPSTVSDSAQGGGGGTMDTTTGIGGNGGAGGAGERGQGSSQGENGGAGSVDGVDNSLPPGTATGGVGQQPNGTATNGSGSAGGGGGGGSAGEVVGGNNQSSNGGDIKGGNGGRGGNGGSNATDVADAGNGGSGGDGGEGGAGVLITGSGSYSNIGSISGGDGGTGGNTGSATANSQTTPGEELHGGSGGAGGAGGDGIMSTQGGNITNDGTITGGHGATGGLAANADTKDNADVTGFGGKGGEAAEGGNGVLLSGTSAITNNGNIHGGDGGDGGNGGAVESGQGTGIVGYGSAGGNGGSGITVKGSGKVINSAGGHIVGGNAGTGGGGNSNSSGDNLTGGDGGDGGKGGSGISLEGGGSVSNFGEVTGGLGNRGGGSGNLSTSQGGDSGAGGIGIEINGGGDVVNESTGVVTGGKGGDDSAGGGGVGGAGGDAVSIIGAGSVTNQGSFVGGNGGAGANGSSPTSDGGTGAKGGNGLSIDGQGTLTNDTGASITGGLGGTGGGSGGNASHGGSGGEGGSGVLIGAGGMVVNNGTILGGTGNRGGGGGGDAGGAGGAGINITSGGGSVVNTGTISGGNGGEPGTAGGNNGVGAVGVGGVGISGSNMTIVNSGTLSGGMDFDGQNRSQAVLFTGGTNSLELRDGYNVLGNVQATAGDDTLILGGAADSQFDAASIGDTAQYEGFEHFHKTGASTWVLNNTTAATTPWTLYEGILQVAENGALGSAASLLTFDGGTLQLSNSFDLERAITLESAGGTLDTQAFNTTISQGVTGSGSLTKLGSGALTMTGDSTYTGTTTLAEGSLDVTGTLVSDVTARSLTELSGTGSIGAATLETGSSLTVGSPLQNNDAAASFTVNGALNNSGTVNLSRNANIAGNRLNVSGDYIGGANSQLNVNTVLGDDSSLTDKLVIHGGTSGSTVLTVNNVGGQGAQTEQGIEVVTVDGNSAAGAFTQSGRIVAGAWDYSLVQKGQNWYLTSMSNLPPEPPVIPVTPITPTQPDPVRVYRPEVGSYLVNLAAANTLFNLTLDDREGATEYRAPLDERGLTRSTFWLRQEGGQNRFHTGEGQISSSANRYVAQMGNEFLHGTSNQTDRWGAGLMAGYGNVSGNSRSNLTGYRSESEMDGYSVGAYGTWYQNAVSREGVYVDGWVMYNWFNNRVSSDDLPNEDYKSRGFTASLESGYNMLLSESERQAVYLEPQAQLTWMGVHSPDHTEVNGTRIQDSGQGNLQSRLGVRLYLRGHRKEDDGKGREFKPYVEADWLHNSKNFGVKMGDTQLNEEGARNIGQLKLGVQGQIYHDLNMWGGVAQQIGDKGYHDTSAMIGVKYGF is encoded by the coding sequence ATGCCCCATTTATTACAGACCCCCGGTAAGCGACATTTGATTGCCACCGCAATCGGCGCCGCGTTGTTAAGCACCGCCCCACAGTATGTGCTCGCCGCTGACGGCCAGACAGGTGCACCTTCAACCGTTTCTGACAGCGCTCAGGGTGGCGGTGGCGGCACAATGGACACCACAACGGGCATCGGCGGTAACGGTGGTGCCGGGGGGGCCGGTGAGCGTGGGCAGGGCAGTAGCCAGGGGGAAAATGGCGGCGCCGGGAGCGTGGATGGCGTGGATAATTCGTTGCCACCGGGTACCGCAACCGGGGGCGTAGGCCAGCAGCCTAACGGCACGGCCACCAACGGCAGCGGTTCTGCCGGCGGCGGCGGCGGCGGTGGTTCAGCGGGTGAAGTTGTCGGCGGCAATAACCAGAGCAGCAACGGCGGCGACATCAAAGGCGGTAATGGTGGGCGCGGGGGCAACGGCGGCAGCAACGCCACCGATGTTGCCGATGCAGGTAACGGCGGCAGCGGTGGTGACGGCGGTGAAGGCGGGGCGGGTGTACTGATTACCGGGTCGGGCAGCTATAGCAACATTGGCTCCATTAGCGGGGGCGACGGGGGCACCGGCGGTAATACCGGGAGCGCAACGGCTAACAGCCAAACCACACCGGGCGAAGAATTACACGGCGGGAGCGGCGGTGCCGGTGGGGCCGGAGGCGACGGCATCATGTCGACACAGGGCGGCAATATCACCAACGACGGAACCATCACCGGCGGGCATGGTGCGACGGGCGGCCTGGCGGCAAACGCGGACACCAAAGACAACGCTGATGTTACCGGTTTTGGCGGCAAAGGCGGTGAAGCTGCAGAGGGCGGAAACGGCGTATTGCTGAGCGGCACCAGCGCCATCACTAACAACGGTAATATCCACGGCGGCGACGGCGGCGACGGCGGTAACGGCGGGGCCGTTGAGTCCGGCCAGGGAACCGGCATCGTAGGTTATGGTTCTGCGGGCGGCAACGGCGGCAGCGGCATCACCGTCAAAGGCAGCGGTAAGGTCATTAACAGCGCAGGCGGTCATATTGTGGGCGGCAACGCCGGGACAGGCGGCGGCGGTAACTCCAACAGCAGCGGGGATAATCTCACCGGTGGCGACGGCGGCGATGGCGGTAAAGGCGGCAGCGGGATCTCGCTTGAGGGCGGCGGCAGCGTCAGTAACTTCGGTGAAGTAACCGGCGGCCTCGGCAATCGCGGTGGCGGTAGCGGCAATTTAAGTACCTCGCAGGGGGGGGATTCTGGTGCGGGCGGTATTGGGATTGAAATCAACGGCGGGGGCGATGTTGTTAACGAATCCACCGGTGTAGTGACCGGCGGTAAAGGCGGCGATGATTCTGCCGGCGGCGGTGGTGTCGGTGGCGCTGGGGGTGATGCTGTCTCCATTATTGGCGCCGGGAGCGTCACTAACCAGGGCTCGTTTGTCGGCGGCAACGGCGGCGCGGGCGCCAACGGCAGCAGCCCAACGTCAGACGGCGGGACCGGGGCAAAAGGCGGTAACGGCCTGTCCATTGACGGCCAGGGTACGCTGACCAACGATACCGGCGCCAGTATCACCGGTGGGCTAGGGGGAACCGGCGGCGGCAGCGGTGGCAATGCCAGCCACGGCGGTAGCGGGGGCGAAGGCGGAAGCGGCGTCCTGATTGGTGCCGGCGGCATGGTCGTCAATAACGGTACAATTCTGGGCGGGACGGGCAATCGCGGCGGCGGCGGTGGCGGTGATGCCGGCGGTGCAGGCGGCGCGGGGATCAACATTACCTCCGGCGGCGGTAGCGTCGTAAATACCGGCACGATATCCGGGGGCAACGGTGGCGAACCGGGTACGGCGGGCGGCAATAACGGCGTAGGGGCCGTGGGCGTTGGCGGGGTGGGTATCAGCGGTAGCAATATGACCATCGTCAACAGCGGTACCCTTAGCGGCGGGATGGATTTCGATGGGCAAAATCGCTCTCAGGCCGTTTTGTTTACCGGCGGGACCAACTCGCTGGAGCTGCGCGACGGCTATAACGTGCTGGGTAACGTGCAGGCCACGGCCGGGGACGATACGCTTATCCTGGGCGGAGCGGCGGACAGCCAGTTTGATGCGGCCAGCATTGGCGATACTGCTCAATATGAAGGTTTCGAGCATTTCCATAAAACGGGTGCCAGCACCTGGGTGCTGAACAACACCACGGCTGCTACAACGCCATGGACTTTGTATGAAGGTATCTTACAGGTCGCTGAAAACGGCGCGCTGGGCTCTGCCGCCAGCCTGCTGACTTTTGACGGCGGTACGCTGCAGTTGAGCAATAGCTTTGATTTAGAACGTGCCATCACGCTGGAAAGCGCGGGCGGCACGCTGGATACCCAGGCATTTAACACGACCATCAGCCAGGGCGTAACCGGCAGCGGCAGCCTGACCAAACTGGGCAGCGGCGCGCTGACAATGACCGGCGACAGCACCTACACAGGCACCACTACGCTGGCGGAAGGGAGCCTGGATGTCACGGGAACTCTGGTCAGCGACGTGACGGCCAGGAGCCTGACCGAGCTTTCCGGGACCGGCAGCATAGGCGCAGCCACGCTGGAAACCGGCAGCAGCTTAACCGTTGGCAGCCCGCTGCAGAACAACGATGCTGCAGCCAGCTTTACCGTGAACGGCGCTCTGAATAACAGCGGCACCGTTAATCTTTCCCGGAACGCTAACATTGCCGGCAACCGTCTTAATGTTAGCGGTGATTATATCGGCGGGGCCAACAGCCAGCTGAACGTTAACACCGTGCTGGGGGACGACAGTTCGTTGACCGACAAACTGGTTATCCATGGTGGCACTTCTGGTTCAACCGTTCTGACTGTCAATAACGTTGGCGGCCAGGGGGCGCAAACCGAGCAGGGTATTGAAGTGGTGACCGTTGACGGGAACTCTGCGGCGGGCGCGTTTACCCAGTCCGGGCGTATCGTTGCCGGGGCATGGGACTACAGCCTGGTGCAGAAGGGGCAGAACTGGTACCTGACCTCTATGAGCAACCTGCCTCCGGAGCCGCCGGTTATCCCGGTTACCCCGATTACGCCAACGCAGCCAGATCCTGTACGGGTTTATCGCCCTGAGGTCGGCAGCTACCTAGTGAATCTGGCGGCGGCAAATACGCTGTTTAACCTGACGCTGGACGATCGTGAAGGGGCCACCGAATACCGTGCTCCACTGGACGAGCGCGGTCTGACCCGCAGCACTTTCTGGCTGCGTCAGGAGGGCGGACAAAACCGCTTCCATACCGGGGAAGGCCAGATCAGCTCCAGCGCTAACCGCTATGTTGCACAGATGGGGAACGAGTTCTTACACGGCACCAGCAATCAGACCGACCGCTGGGGCGCAGGCCTGATGGCCGGTTACGGTAACGTTAGCGGCAACTCACGTTCGAATCTGACCGGCTATCGCTCTGAGTCAGAGATGGACGGCTACAGCGTCGGCGCATACGGTACCTGGTATCAGAACGCCGTGTCCCGCGAAGGCGTCTATGTCGATGGCTGGGTGATGTACAACTGGTTTAACAACCGAGTAAGCAGTGACGATTTGCCGAACGAAGACTACAAGAGCCGGGGCTTCACCGCGTCGCTGGAAAGTGGCTATAACATGCTGCTTAGCGAAAGCGAGCGCCAGGCGGTTTATCTTGAACCTCAGGCGCAGCTGACCTGGATGGGCGTACACAGCCCTGATCACACCGAGGTTAACGGCACTCGCATTCAGGACAGCGGGCAGGGCAACCTGCAGTCTCGTCTGGGCGTGCGGCTGTACCTGCGTGGTCACCGCAAAGAGGACGACGGCAAAGGGCGTGAATTCAAGCCTTATGTCGAGGCTGACTGGCTGCATAACAGCAAAAACTTTGGTGTGAAAATGGGGGATACGCAGCTCAATGAAGAGGGGGCCCGCAACATCGGCCAGCTCAAGCTTGGCGTGCAGGGGCAGATTTACCATGACCTCAATATGTGGGGCGGCGTCGCGCAGCAAATTGGCGATAAAGGCTACCATGACACCTCCGCGATGATTGGTGTGAAATACGGGTTCTGA
- a CDS encoding DUF1778 domain-containing protein, producing MPALKKQRIDLRLSDDDKSMIEEAAAMSNQTITQFMIACASARAAEVIEQHRRLVLNEASWNLVMDAISNPPEPDDRLKRATRRLKDME from the coding sequence ATGCCAGCTTTAAAAAAACAGCGTATCGATCTTAGATTAAGCGACGACGACAAAAGCATGATCGAAGAGGCTGCGGCAATGTCCAACCAGACGATCACTCAGTTTATGATTGCCTGTGCGTCTGCGCGCGCTGCGGAAGTGATCGAGCAACATCGCCGCCTGGTCCTGAATGAAGCATCATGGAACCTTGTGATGGATGCTATCAGCAACCCGCCTGAACCGGATGACAGGCTCAAACGTGCAACAAGGCGTCTGAAAGACATGGAGTAA
- a CDS encoding GNAT family N-acetyltransferase codes for MADLMIELFSEQTAYDFRGFDCGEASLNAFLSEHFVRQHNGRFLRGYLLVTKDANPKVLGYYTLSGSCFEKEALPSNTQKRKIPYANVPSVTLGRLAIHKDLQGQEWGSTLVAHAMKVVYLASQAVGVHGIFVDAINDNAKRFYQKLGFIPLVGKNNNSLFYPTRSIEKLFEQE; via the coding sequence GTGGCAGACCTGATGATTGAATTATTTTCAGAACAAACTGCGTATGATTTTCGCGGCTTCGACTGCGGTGAAGCTTCTCTGAATGCGTTTCTCTCCGAGCACTTTGTCCGGCAGCATAATGGCCGCTTTTTACGCGGCTATCTTCTTGTGACAAAGGACGCCAATCCCAAAGTGCTGGGTTACTACACTTTGTCCGGCAGCTGCTTTGAAAAAGAGGCGCTGCCGTCAAACACCCAGAAGCGAAAAATCCCTTATGCCAATGTCCCCAGCGTGACGCTGGGGCGGCTGGCGATTCACAAAGATCTGCAGGGCCAGGAATGGGGTTCGACGCTAGTGGCGCATGCGATGAAGGTGGTTTATTTAGCTTCGCAGGCGGTGGGCGTTCATGGGATTTTTGTCGATGCCATTAACGACAATGCGAAGCGCTTTTATCAAAAATTAGGGTTTATTCCGCTGGTGGGAAAAAACAACAATTCGCTTTTTTATCCTACCCGCTCGATTGAGAAATTATTTGAGCAAGAATAA
- a CDS encoding LysR family transcriptional regulator has protein sequence MKDLSQINARSIRLFLAVISEGSFSEVARQENLSPSSVSRTVIQLEQSLETQLLYRNTRAVAATDAGNIYAAAFREMLSQLEQAQTQIGERRQQPGGVFRFNAPVSFGLRHIAPWIAELSERYPALRLELNLTDNYIDPLADGTDLLLRIAPVQDSSLHGRFITRQRAYLVASPAYLERYGLPQTPEDLHGHRLLAYRGLMGLQRWYFTKGEEKLQLLPEPKIVSGNAEMLVKAAEDGAGIVLFPDWQISDSLRTQRLIPLMTDYTASYSATDHSLYMLYPGGRFPSLNTRTVIDFFMGKFGSPPYWQDV, from the coding sequence ATGAAAGATCTTAGCCAGATAAACGCCCGCTCGATACGCCTCTTCCTGGCGGTCATCAGCGAAGGCAGTTTTTCCGAAGTGGCCCGCCAGGAAAATCTGTCCCCCTCTTCCGTTTCGCGCACCGTGATTCAGCTCGAGCAGTCTCTGGAGACCCAGTTGCTTTACCGCAATACACGAGCGGTGGCCGCCACCGATGCGGGGAATATCTACGCCGCCGCGTTCCGGGAAATGCTCAGCCAGCTTGAGCAGGCGCAAACCCAGATTGGCGAGCGTCGCCAGCAGCCCGGTGGCGTGTTTCGCTTTAACGCCCCGGTCTCCTTCGGGCTGCGCCACATTGCCCCGTGGATTGCCGAACTCAGCGAGCGCTACCCGGCGTTGCGGCTGGAGCTAAACCTGACCGATAACTACATCGACCCGCTGGCGGACGGTACGGACCTGCTGCTGCGCATTGCCCCGGTGCAGGACAGCTCGCTTCACGGGCGCTTCATTACCCGGCAGCGTGCTTATCTGGTCGCCAGCCCGGCCTACCTCGAACGCTACGGCTTACCGCAAACGCCGGAAGACCTGCACGGCCACAGGCTGTTGGCCTACCGCGGCCTGATGGGGCTGCAGCGCTGGTACTTTACGAAGGGTGAAGAGAAGCTACAGCTCCTGCCGGAGCCTAAAATCGTTTCCGGCAATGCGGAGATGCTGGTGAAAGCCGCGGAAGACGGCGCGGGTATCGTGCTGTTCCCGGACTGGCAGATAAGCGACTCGCTGCGGACTCAACGGCTGATTCCGTTGATGACGGATTACACCGCGTCTTACAGCGCCACCGATCATTCACTCTATATGCTGTACCCCGGCGGCCGCTTTCCGTCGCTCAACACCCGCACCGTCATCGACTTCTTTATGGGGAAGTTTGGTTCACCGCCCTACTGGCAGGACGTTTAA
- the cbpA gene encoding curved DNA-binding protein: protein MELKDYYAIMGVKPTDELKTIKTAYRRLARKYHPDVSKEPDAEARFKEVAEAWEVLSDEQRRAEYDQMWQHRNDPQFNQQFHQGGEQSYNAHDFEDIFSSMFGQQARQSRQPHAARGHDVEIEVAVFLEETLAEHSRTISYKLPVYNVFGIVEREIPKTLNVKIPAGVGDGQRIRLKGQGTPGENGGPNGDLWLVMHIAPHPLFDIVGHNLEVVVPLAPWEAALGAKVEVTTLKDSILMTIPAGSQAGQKLRIKGKGLVSKQHTGDLFAVIKIVMPPKPDENAAALWQQLADAQSAFNPRKDWGKK from the coding sequence ATGGAATTAAAGGATTATTACGCCATCATGGGCGTGAAACCGACGGACGAACTCAAAACCATCAAAACCGCTTACCGCCGCCTGGCGCGCAAATATCACCCCGACGTCAGCAAAGAGCCCGACGCAGAAGCCCGCTTTAAGGAAGTGGCTGAAGCCTGGGAAGTGCTGAGCGACGAGCAGCGCCGCGCCGAATACGACCAGATGTGGCAGCACCGCAACGACCCGCAGTTTAATCAGCAGTTCCACCAGGGCGGCGAGCAGAGCTACAACGCCCATGACTTCGAAGATATCTTCTCTTCTATGTTCGGCCAGCAGGCCAGGCAGTCTCGCCAGCCGCACGCTGCACGCGGCCACGATGTAGAGATCGAAGTGGCGGTCTTCCTCGAAGAAACGTTGGCCGAACACAGCCGCACCATCAGCTACAAGCTGCCGGTCTACAACGTCTTTGGCATCGTCGAGCGGGAAATCCCGAAAACGTTGAACGTGAAAATTCCGGCGGGCGTCGGCGACGGGCAGCGCATCCGGCTCAAAGGCCAGGGCACGCCGGGTGAAAACGGTGGGCCAAACGGTGACCTGTGGCTGGTGATGCACATCGCGCCGCACCCGCTGTTCGACATTGTCGGCCACAATCTGGAAGTCGTGGTGCCGCTGGCGCCGTGGGAAGCCGCGCTGGGCGCCAAAGTCGAGGTTACAACGCTCAAAGACAGCATTTTGATGACCATTCCAGCGGGCAGCCAGGCCGGGCAGAAGCTGCGCATCAAGGGCAAAGGGCTGGTCAGTAAACAGCATACCGGCGACCTGTTCGCGGTAATTAAAATCGTGATGCCGCCTAAGCCAGACGAAAACGCTGCGGCGCTCTGGCAGCAGCTCGCAGACGCCCAGTCGGCGTTCAATCCGCGCAAAGATTGGGGGAAAAAATAA
- a CDS encoding AraC family transcriptional regulator: MLESPLYLRDSTAMHTDPFSEILKFADAESLVTGGFTAGGDWALHFPPPDKIKFFAIVKGSCWVMLEGHPEPIHFCTGDVGLLNARRAFIVASSPEIKPVDAMSVFKAGERNYAALGEGKEFEYMGGHVLLDPNRGQMLAQVLPQWIHIPAASPQAASFRWLLDRLIAERETALPGTQLASAQLSQLLFIQILRAHLQTSSSLPAGLLRALGDARLAPALQLIHANPARNWRLEDLAKACAMSRTTFAEYFRNVSGITPVAYLTQWRMRLAEKALREQADQIAMVAQSLGYTSESAFSNAFKRETGLSPKTWRNAARNTVS, from the coding sequence ATGCTTGAAAGTCCGTTATACTTGCGTGATAGTACGGCAATGCATACCGACCCGTTTTCTGAAATCCTCAAATTTGCCGACGCCGAGTCGCTGGTTACCGGCGGCTTTACCGCGGGCGGCGACTGGGCGCTTCACTTCCCCCCGCCGGACAAAATCAAGTTCTTCGCCATCGTCAAAGGCAGCTGCTGGGTGATGCTCGAAGGCCATCCGGAACCGATCCATTTTTGCACCGGCGACGTCGGCCTGCTGAATGCCAGGCGGGCGTTTATTGTCGCCAGCTCGCCGGAGATCAAGCCGGTCGATGCCATGAGCGTTTTTAAGGCCGGAGAGCGGAACTACGCCGCCCTGGGGGAAGGAAAGGAGTTTGAGTATATGGGCGGCCACGTGCTGCTGGACCCCAACCGCGGGCAAATGCTTGCGCAGGTGCTGCCGCAGTGGATTCACATTCCGGCGGCGTCGCCACAGGCGGCTTCGTTTCGCTGGCTGCTCGATCGATTGATAGCCGAACGAGAAACGGCCCTGCCCGGCACGCAGCTCGCCTCCGCGCAGCTTTCACAGCTGCTGTTTATTCAGATCCTGCGTGCCCATTTGCAAACCAGCAGTTCGCTTCCGGCAGGTTTACTGCGCGCACTGGGAGATGCCCGCCTTGCCCCGGCGCTGCAGCTTATCCACGCCAACCCGGCTCGGAACTGGCGTCTGGAAGATCTCGCCAAAGCCTGCGCCATGTCGCGCACCACATTTGCAGAGTATTTCCGTAACGTATCGGGTATTACGCCCGTGGCTTATCTGACCCAGTGGCGTATGCGGCTGGCGGAGAAAGCGTTGCGCGAGCAGGCAGACCAAATTGCCATGGTGGCCCAGTCCCTCGGTTACACCTCCGAAAGCGCCTTTAGCAACGCCTTTAAGCGCGAAACCGGGCTGTCGCCCAAAACATGGCGTAACGCCGCCCGCAACACGGTAAGTTGA
- the cbpM gene encoding chaperone modulator CbpM codes for MANVTVTFTITEFCLHTGIQAEELNEIVGLGVVEPYDFEVKPWQFDDHAINVAQRALRLRRELALDWPGIAVALTLLEENERLRQENRLLRQRIGRFIRHP; via the coding sequence ATGGCTAACGTCACCGTCACTTTTACCATCACCGAGTTCTGCCTGCACACCGGCATTCAGGCAGAGGAACTCAATGAAATCGTCGGGCTTGGCGTCGTCGAACCTTACGATTTTGAGGTCAAACCGTGGCAGTTTGACGACCACGCGATCAACGTCGCGCAGCGAGCACTGCGGTTAAGACGAGAATTAGCGCTGGACTGGCCGGGCATCGCCGTGGCGCTCACGCTGCTCGAGGAGAACGAACGCCTGCGCCAGGAGAATCGCCTGCTCAGACAGCGGATAGGGCGTTTCATCCGCCACCCATAG
- a CDS encoding nitroreductase, translating to MSNQVLAFDEAVRQRFSSRAFLSTPLTNEQIQAVLQDAQYSPSNCNTQPWNVHIVSGATKDALQKMMIENDIAGNVTPDFSFSYDDFHGDYYERSQRQAKVYYDALGIARDDKEKRREAYLRNFNFFGAPHVAFLFMPSFGDNVRVASDIGMYGQSFLLSLAARGFAGIPQTLLGFHADATRKILGVSDDYRLLFGISFGYADPDAPSAGVRMWRQSVDESVTLHN from the coding sequence ATGAGCAATCAGGTTCTGGCTTTTGACGAGGCCGTGCGCCAGCGTTTTTCATCGCGAGCGTTTCTGTCTACGCCGCTGACCAACGAGCAGATTCAGGCCGTTTTGCAGGATGCGCAATATTCCCCGTCCAACTGCAATACGCAGCCGTGGAACGTGCATATTGTCTCCGGCGCAACCAAAGACGCGCTGCAAAAGATGATGATTGAGAACGACATTGCGGGCAACGTAACGCCGGACTTCAGCTTCAGCTATGACGACTTCCACGGCGACTACTACGAGCGCAGCCAGCGCCAGGCGAAGGTTTATTATGATGCGTTAGGCATTGCCCGCGATGATAAAGAGAAACGCCGCGAAGCCTACCTGCGTAACTTCAACTTCTTCGGGGCGCCACACGTGGCCTTCCTGTTTATGCCGTCGTTTGGCGACAACGTGCGCGTGGCGTCAGATATCGGTATGTACGGCCAGAGCTTCCTGCTGTCTCTTGCGGCACGCGGTTTTGCCGGTATTCCGCAAACGCTGCTGGGCTTCCATGCTGACGCGACGCGTAAAATTCTGGGCGTGTCGGATGACTATCGCCTGCTGTTCGGCATCTCTTTTGGTTATGCCGACCCGGATGCACCTTCCGCTGGCGTACGCATGTGGCGTCAGAGCGTGGACGAAAGCGTAACGCTGCATAACTAG
- a CDS encoding SDR family oxidoreductase, whose translation MTQDSVLVTGGTGFIAQHCIITLLTKGYEVRTTVRSADRKAEVLKNLKEGGCEPGDRLSFFVADLMADEGWADAMAGCSYVMHGASPTPSGNHATDDDWIKPAVDGNLRVLRAASFAGVKRVVLTSAFGAVGVGHPAGHRRPFDETDWSDVSGKVWPYQKSKTMAEKAAWAFIEKEGRGLELSAVNPVAVMGPVLGPDFSHSTRLVKNMLDGQKGNPNINSCFVDVRDVADLHWLAMTHPAANGERFLASSGHSLLMVEVAKILRKHLGEAASKVSTLALPDWMVRLAAHKNPGMKGSLTLLGVDMNVTNAKAVNLLGWAPRSPEEAIVATAESFIRLGLLEK comes from the coding sequence ATGACACAAGATAGCGTATTGGTTACCGGCGGGACCGGATTTATTGCCCAGCATTGCATTATTACGCTGCTGACAAAAGGCTATGAAGTTCGCACCACCGTGCGTTCCGCTGACCGCAAAGCAGAAGTGCTCAAAAACCTGAAAGAGGGCGGCTGTGAACCAGGCGATCGTCTCTCCTTTTTCGTTGCGGATTTAATGGCGGATGAAGGCTGGGCAGATGCTATGGCCGGGTGTAGCTATGTGATGCACGGCGCTTCCCCGACGCCTTCTGGCAACCACGCCACCGACGATGACTGGATCAAACCCGCGGTGGACGGCAACCTGCGAGTGCTCCGCGCCGCAAGCTTTGCGGGCGTTAAGCGCGTGGTGCTTACCTCTGCCTTTGGTGCCGTTGGCGTTGGGCATCCCGCAGGCCACCGTCGTCCGTTCGATGAAACGGACTGGAGTGACGTCTCCGGTAAAGTCTGGCCATATCAGAAGTCGAAAACGATGGCTGAAAAAGCGGCATGGGCGTTTATCGAAAAAGAGGGGCGCGGGCTTGAGCTGTCGGCGGTGAACCCGGTGGCGGTGATGGGGCCGGTATTAGGGCCTGATTTTTCCCACTCCACGCGGCTGGTGAAAAACATGCTGGACGGGCAAAAGGGCAACCCGAACATCAACTCTTGCTTTGTGGACGTGCGCGACGTGGCCGATTTGCACTGGCTGGCGATGACGCATCCTGCCGCCAACGGGGAGCGCTTCCTTGCCAGTTCCGGCCACAGTCTGCTGATGGTTGAGGTGGCAAAAATCCTGCGTAAACACCTCGGTGAAGCCGCCAGCAAAGTCTCCACCCTCGCGCTGCCGGACTGGATGGTGCGCCTGGCGGCGCACAAAAATCCGGGTATGAAAGGGTCGCTGACTCTGCTCGGTGTGGACATGAATGTGACCAACGCGAAAGCGGTAAACCTGCTCGGCTGGGCGCCGCGCTCCCCGGAGGAGGCTATTGTCGCCACCGCCGAAAGCTTTATTCGCCTGGGTTTACTGGAGAAATAA
- a CDS encoding RrF2 family transcriptional regulator — translation MLDYRFPTALQMVLSVAMAEQMGERSTSAILAYGLEANPSFIRKLMVPLTRDGIIVSTLGRNGSIHLGRPAEEITLRDIYLSVIEDKKIWASRPDVPARCVVSANACWYFKTIAEEAEEASLAVLARHTVASALEKVKKSDTSGCQPVPELEALYKKGH, via the coding sequence ATGTTAGATTACCGCTTCCCGACAGCTTTGCAGATGGTTCTCAGCGTAGCGATGGCGGAGCAAATGGGTGAACGCTCGACCAGCGCCATCCTGGCCTATGGTCTGGAAGCTAACCCGAGCTTTATCCGTAAACTGATGGTTCCCCTCACGCGCGACGGCATTATTGTCTCGACGCTGGGGCGCAACGGTTCCATTCATCTTGGCCGCCCGGCCGAAGAGATAACCCTGCGAGATATTTACCTGTCGGTGATTGAAGACAAAAAGATTTGGGCGTCCCGCCCGGACGTGCCTGCCCGCTGCGTGGTCAGCGCCAACGCCTGCTGGTACTTCAAAACGATTGCAGAAGAAGCCGAAGAGGCGTCTCTGGCGGTGCTGGCTCGTCATACCGTGGCAAGCGCGCTGGAGAAAGTGAAAAAGAGCGATACCAGCGGCTGCCAGCCGGTGCCCGAGCTTGAGGCGCTGTACAAAAAAGGCCACTAA